The Pocillopora verrucosa isolate sample1 chromosome 14, ASM3666991v2, whole genome shotgun sequence genome has a segment encoding these proteins:
- the LOC131784289 gene encoding zinc metalloproteinase nas-15: protein MRCISVLLLINTGFAAVHNPDENFGLRNSSLFEGDMLLPEEQRERAEEGLDIDGTRYKRASSRSKLWPKGVVIYQISPSLSRYSRAMSAIRAGMADWTSKTCIQFKRRTSPSQKAYVFFRYGRGCASYVGRIGRRQDIFLAPGCWHKGICSHEIGHAIGFYHEQSRPDRDKFIRINRANIVSGMESNFYKYSRGRIDSLGTPYDYGSLMHYRSTAFSRNGKPTIVAKKSGVTIGQRKGLSSIDAKQANLLYKAECAGRPKPTPKPTPKPTSKSTPKATPKPTPKTTPKPTLYATSKPTPKATPKATSKATPKATLKATPNVIPKPTPKATLKPTPKATLKPTPKAKPKPKATCKDSSRKCRRRSWIRRCRRRRRIKNKCKKSCKVC from the exons ATGAGGTGCATTAGCGTCCTTTTATTGATCAACACTGGCTTTGCCGCTGTACATAATCCTGACG AAAATTTTGGCTTGAGGAACTCCAGTCTTTTTGAAGGAGACATGCTACTTCCGGAGGAGCAGCGGGAAAGAGCAGAAGAAGGATTAGATATTGATGGGACTCGCTACAAAAGAGCCTCGTCGAGATCCAAATTATGGCCTAAGGGAGTCGTCATCTATCAGATCTCTCCAAGCCTCA gtcGCTATTCTCGAGCGATGTCTGCCATCAGAGCTGGGATGGCCGACTGGACCTCAAAAACCTGTATTCAGTTTAAGAGAAGAACAAGCCCTAGTCAGAAAGCTTACGTTTTCTTCAGATATGGCAGAGG ATGTGCATCATATGTGGGAAGAATTGGTAGGCGCCAAGATATTTTTCTCGCACCAGGATGCTGGCACAAGGGCATCTGTTCTCATGAAATAG GTCACGCTATCGGATTTTACCATGAGCAGTCCCGTCCTGACAGAGATAAGTTCATCAGGATTAATCGTGCTAATATAGTTTCAG GGATGGAATCTAATTTTTATAAATACAGCAGAGGGAGAATCGATTCACTCGGCACACCATACGACTATGGAAGTCTAATGCATTATAGGAGTACAGCTTTCAGTAGGAATGGAAAACCTACAATAGTTGCTAAAAAATCAGGG GTTACTATTGGCCAACGAAAAGGATTAAGTTCCATTGATGCAAAACAGGCGAACCTTTTGTACAAAGCAGAGTGTGCAGGGAGGCCCAAGCCCACACCAAAGCCCACGCCCAAGCCCACGTCAAAGTCAACGCCTAAGGCTACACCCAAACCTACGCCAAAGACCACACCCAAGCCTACACTCTACGCCACATCAAAGCCCACGCCCAAGGCCACGCCCAAGGCCACGTCCAAGGCCACGCCCAAGGCCACGCTCAAGGCCACGCCCAACGTTATACCCAAGCCTACCCCGAAGGCCACACTCAAGCCCACACCCAAGGCCACACTCAAGCCCACACCCAAGGCCAAACCTAAGCCcaaag CAACTTGCAAAGACAGTTCACGCAAATGTCGTCGTCGGTCTTGGATACGCCGCTGCAGAAGGAGgagaagaataaaaaacaaatgcaagAAAAGCTGCAAAGTCTGTTGA
- the LOC131784280 gene encoding zinc metalloproteinase nas-15: MKWLVALALFRTVLCAPHGHTADENEGIESKILVEGDMRLTKKQVYNIEHGLDVDSSRKRGSIADNSLWPNGLVPYEIHPSISGIPRAVEAINQGLAEWTSKTCLRFKEREGERDYIIFGDGGGCWSYVGRRGGRQPISLSNGCWWRGTVTHEIAHALGFYHEQSRPDRDEFVTILWDNIETDKESNFRKYSRSTIDSLGTPYDYGSVMHYGAFAFSRNNQPTIVVKQTGQKIGQRNGLSPVDAEQANLLYRCGLRKETTTLPPTTTQPPKTTQPPTVSCTDNLSANLCNILKSAFTCVPSFVSSYCEKTCNKRC, from the exons ATGAAGTGGTTGGTAGCTCTTGCGTTGTTCAGAACAGTTCTCTGCGCACCACATGGCCATACTGCTGACG aaaatgaGGGTATTGAAAGCAAAATCCTAGTTGAAGGAGACATGCGTCTTACAAAAAAGCAGGTGTATAATATCGAACACGGACTGGATGTCGACAGCTCTCGAAAACGAGGCTCAATAGCAGATAACTCTCTATGGCCGAATGGATTGGTACCCTATGAAATCCACCCAAGTATAA GTGGTATTCCTCGCGCTGTGGAGGCCATTAATCAAGGATTGGCAGAATGGACTTCAAAAACTTGTCTCCGATTTAAGGAAAGAGAAGGTGAAAGAGATTACATCATTTTTGGCGATGGAGGAGG atgctggtcataTGTTGGTCGACGTGGAGGTCGCCAACCGATCTCTCTAAGTAACGGCTGTTGGTGGAGAGGAACTGTAACTCACGAAATtg CTCATGCACTTGGTTTCTACCATGAGCAATCACGACCTGACAGAGACGAGTTTGTTACGATATTATGGGATAACATTGAAACAG acaAAGAGAGTAATTTTCGAAAATACAGCCGGTCAACGATTGATTCTCTTGGTACTCCATACGATTATGGGAGCGTGATGCATTATGGGGCATTTGCATTCAGCAGAAACAACCAACCAACAATAGTGGTTAAACAAACGGGG CAAAAAATTGGGCAACGAAATGGCTTAAGCCCTGTTGACGCAGAGCAAGCGAATCTTCTTTATCGATGTGGCCTACGAAAAG AAACCACAACTTTGCCGCCAACAACTACTCAACCGCCAAAGACTACTCAACCACCAACAG TGAGCTGTACAGACAACCTTTCCGCGAACCTCTGTAACATTCTGAAAAGTGCGTTTACTTGTGTACCCAGTTTCGTTTCCTCATACTGCGAGAAGACCTGTAACAAGCGATGCTAA
- the LOC131784277 gene encoding zinc metalloproteinase nas-15-like encodes MKWLGTILIFGVVLVASENADENIGIDDPDVYEGDMILDPDQRMAIELGLDVDNPFGRGSTINRQWPGGVMHYVIDSSLSSDSRAKAAIKAGMEQWTKNTCIQFKPRTTESSYANFKLGKGCSSYVGRTGRKQDINLARGCWYTGIVAHEIGHALGFYHEQSRPDRDAHVTIMWDNIIEKNKFNFKKYSKSTIDSLKTPYDYGSVMHYGGRAFSKNGLPTIVPRQSNVKIGQRKGISKIDAQQMNLLYSQQCSGSGSSCVDKNTNCPGWTKYCSTNSYVKQNCKKSCNMCS; translated from the exons ATGAAGTGGCTTGGTactattttgatttttggaGTGGTCCTTGTTGCATCAGAAAACGCTGAcg AAAATATCGGCATCGATGATCCAGATGTCTACGAAGGAGACATGATCTTAGATCCAGATCAACGCATGGCGATTGAACTTGGGTTGGATGTGGACAATCCGTTTGGAAGAGGCTCCACTATAAATCGACAGTGGCCTGGTGGTGTGATGCACTATGTCATTGACTCTAGTCTCT CCAGTGACTCCCGCGCTAAGGCGGCGATTAAGGCAGGAATGGAACAATGGACAAAGAACACTTGTATCCAGTTCAAGCCGAGAACAACGGAGTCTAGCTATGCGAACTTCAAACTAGGCAAAgg GTGTTCATCATATGTTGGGAGGACGGGACGCAAACAAGACATTAACCTTGCTCGTGGATGTTGGTACACTGGAATTGTCGCCCATGAAATTG GTCACGCTTTGGGCTTTTACCATGAACAATCCAGACCTGACAGGGATGCCCACGTCACAATTATGTGGGACAACATAATCGAGA AGAACAAGTTCAATTTCAAGAAGTACTCCAAATCCACTATTGATTCTCTCAAAACCCCGTATGATTACGGAAGTGTGATGCATTATGGAGGAAGAGCTTTTTCCAAAAACGGATTACCAACAATCGTTCCTAGACAATCCAAC gTTAAGATTGGTCAGAGAAAAGGCATCAGTAAAATAGACGCTCAGCAGATGAATCTCCTCTACAGTCAGCAATGCTCAGGTA GTGGCAGTAGCTGTGTAGACAAAAACACGAATTGCCCTGGTTGGACCAAATATTGTTCCACTAACAGCTATGTGAAACAGAACTGCAAGAAATCGTGCAACATGTGTTCATAA
- the LOC131784281 gene encoding zinc metalloproteinase nas-15: protein MKWLCLFVLCGVVFAKNPEESDDLYEGDMVLTADQRMAAEMGLDVDDPMGRGSTKNRQWPGGVMAYVIDSSLSRNSRAMNAIRAGMEEWTSKTCIRFKKRTNERAYANFKVGSGCSSYVGRTGSRQDINLASGCWYRGIVAHEIGHALGFYHEQSRPDRDSYVTIMWDNIIERNKFNFNKYNRGTIDSLGTKYDYGSVMHYGSRAFSKNGRPTIVAKQSGVTLGQRRGISAIDAQQMNLLYKSQCGGGGGGGGGGGVGGGGGGGGNCQDKDNRCSGWTRYCSYHRYVRANCKKTCKLC from the exons ATGAAGTGGCTTTGCCTTTTTGTTCTGTGCGGAGTCGTTTTCGCCAAGAATCCTGAAG AGAGTGACGATCTTTATGAAGGGGACATGGTATTAACAGCCGATCAGCGCATGGCGGCCGAAATGGGACTGGATGTGGATGATCCAATGGGGAGAGGTTCAACCAAAAACAGACAGTGGCCGGGAGGGGTGATGGCTTACGTCATTGACTCCAGTCTAT CTCGTAATTCCAGAGCAATGAATGCCATCCGAGCAGGAATGGAGGAATGGACAAGCAAAACATGTATCCGGTTCAAGAAGAGGACAAATGAACGAGCTTATGCCAACTTCAAAGTTGGCTCTGG ATGTTCCTCGTACGTAGGAAGAACAGGCAGTCGTCAAGATATTAATCTCGCCAGCGGATGTTGGTACAGAGGAATTGTAGCTCACGAAATTG gGCATGCCTTGGGTTTCTACCACGAGCAGTCTCGTCCTGACAGAGATAGTTACGTCACAATTATGTGGGACAACATCATTGAGA GAAACAAGTTTAATTTCAACAAATACAATCGAGGAACTATCGACAGCCTGGGAACCAAGTATGACTATGGAAGTGTGATGCATTATGGGAGCAGGGCTTTCAGCAAGAACGGAAGACCTACTATCGTTGCCAAGCAATCAGGG GTAACACTTGGTCAGCGACGGGGAATTAGTGCAATAGACGCACAGCAGATGAATCTTCTGTACAAGAGCCAGtgtggaggaggaggaggaggaggaggaggaggaggagttGGTGGtggagggggaggtggag GAAATTGTCAAGATAAGGATAACAGATGTAGCGGATGGACGAGATATTGCAGCTATCACCGATACGTGAGGGCAAACTGCAAGAAGACCTGCAAACTATGTTAA